The sequence TTCTTACCTGGAATGTGTCCGCCATATTTAATCATATTTTCTGCCATTTCAGTAGGATTCAGCACAATTGCCGTATAGAAATAAGCAAAGAAAATGATGAGTCCGACATATAAAACAGTGTAAAGAACGGCTCCAGGTGATAACCAACGCTGTAAAGTAGTCCAGAAAGTGCTTTTGCCTCCAATGAGTGCAGCAATGGTTGCCGGGAACATTAAAACGCTCTGAGCAAAAATGATTGGAATAACACCGGCAGTATTTACCCGCAAAGGTATATAGGTACTTTGACCTCCGTAAACTTTTCTTCCCACAATGCGTTTGGCATACTGAACGGGAATTTTACGCACTGCTTCGGTTACAAAAATAACGGCGGCTGTAACTGCTACCATCAATAAAACAGCTAAAATTGCCTTCCAAGTGTAACTTGGGTCAACCGATATTTTTTGAAACATTCTTACAAAACCTTCCGGATACCTGGCAATGATACCGGCAAAAATGATCAGTGAAATCCCGTTACCAATTCCGTGCTCAGTTATCTGCTCTCCAATCCACATAACAATCATCGTGCCACTAACCAAAGTAATAATTCCGGTTAAATGAAAAAGAAAATCGGGACGCGGAACTACTCCTCCGGAAAGATTAGTAAGCCACATAGTGATAGTAACAGCGTTGAAAGCGGCTAAAGCAACTGTTCCATAACGAGTTATCTGATTCAATTTCTTTTGTCCGTCGGCTCCTTCTTTACGCAGTTTTTCAAAATAAGGAA is a genomic window of Candidatus Cloacimonas sp. containing:
- the secY gene encoding preprotein translocase subunit SecY; the protein is MLKTIGNVFRIPDLKKKILLTALFLVLYRLGSFIPLPGVDATALKAFFEGAREGGNTLFGLLDLFVGGNFERASVFALGIMPYITASIVIQLLGSIIPYFEKLRKEGADGQKKLNQITRYGTVALAAFNAVTITMWLTNLSGGVVPRPDFLFHLTGIITLVSGTMIVMWIGEQITEHGIGNGISLIIFAGIIARYPEGFVRMFQKISVDPSYTWKAILAVLLMVAVTAAVIFVTEAVRKIPVQYAKRIVGRKVYGGQSTYIPLRVNTAGVIPIIFAQSVLMFPATIAALIGGKSTFWTTLQRWLSPGAVLYTVLYVGLIIFFAYFYTAIVLNPTEMAENMIKYGGHIPGK